GAACTGTCTGGGTTTCGTGCCCTGGTCGAACTGCCCGCATTACGACTCGGAGGAGCAGCGCCGGCCCCTGTACCAGCGGCTGGTGGCCGAGGGCGTACTCGGGGCCGGCTACGCGACCGACGATGGCGCGGCCGTGGTCTACGAGGGGACCGAGGTCGCCGAGGTCGTGGCCGACCGCGAGGGTGCGCACGCCTACCACGTGCAGCCCGGGCCGGACGGCGCCACCGAGACCCGCCTGCCTGCTTCCCGCCTGCGCTGACGGGCGCCCCTTCCGGGCTCACCGAGGACCGCCGCGGGCCCTCTATCGTCCGGTGGCGTGGACACCCGGTTGAGCGACTCCGCCCGGGCGGCCCTGGACCACGCCGAGGAGGAGGCCCGTCGTCTCGGTTCCGGCTTGGTGGGCACCGAGCACCTTCTGCTCGGCCTGCTCGGTGACGGGGGCAACCGGGCCGCCCGTCTTCTCCTGGCGGCGGGGGCCACCCTGGACGGCTGCCGGAGCAAGGTGACCGAGCTGGCCGGCCCGCCCGGCGCCAAGCCGAAGTCGGGCCAGCTCGATCTCACCGATCGGGCCCGCCGGACCCTGGAGCGGGCCGACCGGCTGTCACTTCGGCTCCGGACCGACCATGTCGAGCCCGAGCACATCCTGGTCCCGCTGCTCGACGTCGAGGGACGCGCCGGCCAGGTGCTGCGCGGGGTCGGGGTCGACGTATCGCTTCTCCGTGACGCCGCCGCCAACGACACGACGGCCGCGCCCACGCCCGTGGCTCCCGCGCCCGAGACCGGGACCGCCTCTCCCCGCTGTGGAGGCTGTGGATCGGATCTCAGCGGGGGCCTGGCTCACCGTCCGGTCACCTCCCGCGGGTCCGGGCGGGGATCGATCGAGGTCGTCGTCGTCCACTGCCCGGGGTGCGGCACGACCGTCGGCGTCGTGCCGGGCCCGTCCGCGTGACGCGCCGGAGCTTCAGCCGCCGGCGAGCAGGTCCTCGACGACGAGAGTCGCGGCCGCGGGACAGCCCTTGGTGAACCCGAAGAAGGGCCCGAAGTCCTGGGTGGCCACGAATCCCGGGAGGTAGAGCCCGGCTACCGACGACTGGAAGGTGTGGTCCAGCGACGGGAAGCCGGAGCTGGTCGCCAGTCGGGGGGCCAGCGCCTCCAGGTAGGGCACCCGGGAGATGTCGGCCCGGTAGCCCGTGGCGAGGACGATGCGGTCGACCTCGAGGCGACGACCGTTCGACAGCGTGACCGTGGGGCGGGGCTCGGCAACTGCGTCGACAACCGAGGCCCCGGCCCAGCGGTGGAAGCGGGCGTCACTGATCCGGGGCGTCAGCCACCACTCCAGCGTGAGGCGTCCGACCCGCCAGAACTCGTGGGCGATCTCGTCCCGCCGGGCCTGGTCCAGTGACCGCCACCACCCCGGGGTCCGGATAGTCCGCTCGACGTACCTGTCGACGAACTTCCAGCTGACCCGGTCGAAGTCGGGGACGTCGTGGCGGTGCACGATGTCGATCCGCTCGGCGCCGTGGTCGCCGAACAGGGCGGCCCACTCGTAGGCATTCTGGCGTCCCCCGACGATCAGCACGCGCCCTCCGCTCACGTCGTCGAAGTCGACGACGTCGCAGGTGTGCGCCACCACCTCCGGGGGCAGCGCCGCCGCCCACTCCGGGACGTGCCGGAAGAAGCGGTTGCCGGGTGCGGCCACGACCCGATCGGCGGCGATGGCCCCGCCGTCGCTCAAGTGGGCCACGAACGACCCCCCGGCCTCCTCCAGCCGCTCGACCATCCGGTCGTCAGCGGAGACCCGCTTGTGGGCCTGGAACCAGCCGGCGTAGTCGAGGAACACCGATATCGGCACCGGATCGATCTCGGCGGGGGCGATGTCCCGGTCCTCGAGGAAGGCCTCGAAGGTGTGGATGCCGGACGCGTCCAGGTGCCAGTCCGGACCGGACCGGAGGAACATCCCCGCCGGCATGTTGTCGGTCCAGAATCCCATGGCCCGCCCGAGGACCCGGGTACCGATGCCCCGGGCCATGGCATGGGCGGCCACGGCAACGCCGTAGGGCCCCGCTCCGACGACGAGTAGCTCGGTCCTGTCCGTCACGACCTCCGGGTGCGGGGAGCGGGCTGGTCCGGCCCGGGCTCAGAACTCGATCGAGGAGAGCTCCGGCACGACCTTCTCGGCCCGGGCCCGGGCCTCGAGCCAGCGCTCGCGGTGGGAGCCGGCGCCGGGGCCGGGCTCGATGACCTGGCGGGGGGACCAGGTGGCGGCCAACTCCTCCTCGTCGCGCCACGCCCCGGTGGCGAGTCCGGCCATGAAGGCGGCACCGAGGGTCGTCGCCTCCAGGACCGGCGAGACCTCGACCGGAACGGCGACGGCATCGGCCAGGGCCTGGAGGAACGTGCGGTTGGCGGTCATGCCCCCGTCCACCCGCAACGAGGAGATCGACAGGCCGCTGTCGGCCCCGGCCGCCTCGAGGAGGTCCGCCCCGCGGTGGGCCACGCCCTCGAGGACGGCGCGAACCACCTCGGCCCGGCCCGTGCCGCCGGTGAGGCCGATGAGGGTTCCGCGCGCCCCGAAGTCCCACACCGGAGTGCCCAGGCCGAGGAGGGCGGGGACGAACCAGACGTCCCCGGTGTCCGGGCAGGAGCCGGCCAGGGCGTCGGAGTCGGCGGCCGTGGCGATGATGCCGAGGTCGTCGCGCAGCCACTCCACGGCGGTGCCGGCCGACAGCATGATGGCCTCCAGGCCCCAGGTGATCCGCCGGTCGCGGCGCCAGGCGGCGATCGGAAAGGTCCCGGCGGCCCCCCGCTGGTCGAACGACGGGCGCCGGGCGCCGACGCAGACGTCCAGCATCCCCCCGGTCCCGAACGTGGCTTTGGCCAGCCCGACCCTCGTGCAGCCCTGGCCCACCAGCGACGCCTGCTGGTCCCCGATCAGGCCGGAGATCGGGGGAGCCCCGGGCAGGGCGGTGGCCCGACCGACCTCACCGGTCGAGTCGACGATGGCCGGCAGCACCGCCGGCGGGATGTTGAGGGCCCCGAGGACGGTCTCGTCCCAGCCCCCGCCATCGGGACGGATCAGCCCGGTGGTGCCGGCGTTGGTGGCGTCGGTGACGTGGACGGCCCCCTCCGACAGAACCCAGGCCGTCCACGTGTCGACGGTGCCGAAGCACAGGTCGGCCCGGCGCTCGGGGTCGGCCTGGTCGAGCAGGAACTGGAGCTTGGTGGCGGACATGTTCGGAGCCACCCGCACCCCCTGCTCGCGCGCCATCAGGCACGCCACCACCGTGCGCAGGTCCTGCCACCCGATCCCGGGGCCGACCGGCTCCCCGCTGGCCCGGTCCCACACGACGGTGGACGCCCTCTGGTTGGCGATGCCGACGGCGTCGACCGGGCCGCCCTCGTCGAGGGCCTGGCGGGCCACCGCCAGAGCGGCGTCGGCCATGGCCCGGGCGTCGAACTCGACCAGGCCCGGCGCCGGGGTGCTCGGCAGCACCGGTCGGTGGTGCACGTGGCCGACCGACGCGTCGGGGCGGACGACCGCGCCGCGCACCCCGCTGGTGCCGACGTCGACGACGAGGATGCTCAGGGGATGCCCCGATTGCGCACGCGGTCGGCCCACCACACCGCGGCGTAGCCGCCGAGCACGGCGACGCAGACACACAGGCCTCCGAGCAGGACCACGGCCACGACCACGCCGCCCCGGATGTGGTCGCCCCCTGCCAGGGCGGCCACGACCGAGCCCACCGCCATGACCCCGAAGGCGTAGCCGGCGGCCGCCGCGCTGTGGGACAGGGGAAGGTCACGGGTGCCCCGCGCCGCCACGAAGCCCCCGAGGCCGTAGGCGACGAGCACGATCCCCACCGCGACCAGCCACAGGTTGGACTCCCGCCCCGTCAGGTCCCCGCCC
This is a stretch of genomic DNA from Acidimicrobiales bacterium. It encodes these proteins:
- a CDS encoding FGGY family carbohydrate kinase — encoded protein: MGRPRAQSGHPLSILVVDVGTSGVRGAVVRPDASVGHVHHRPVLPSTPAPGLVEFDARAMADAALAVARQALDEGGPVDAVGIANQRASTVVWDRASGEPVGPGIGWQDLRTVVACLMAREQGVRVAPNMSATKLQFLLDQADPERRADLCFGTVDTWTAWVLSEGAVHVTDATNAGTTGLIRPDGGGWDETVLGALNIPPAVLPAIVDSTGEVGRATALPGAPPISGLIGDQQASLVGQGCTRVGLAKATFGTGGMLDVCVGARRPSFDQRGAAGTFPIAAWRRDRRITWGLEAIMLSAGTAVEWLRDDLGIIATAADSDALAGSCPDTGDVWFVPALLGLGTPVWDFGARGTLIGLTGGTGRAEVVRAVLEGVAHRGADLLEAAGADSGLSISSLRVDGGMTANRTFLQALADAVAVPVEVSPVLEATTLGAAFMAGLATGAWRDEEELAATWSPRQVIEPGPGAGSHRERWLEARARAEKVVPELSSIEF
- a CDS encoding Clp protease N-terminal domain-containing protein, which translates into the protein MDTRLSDSARAALDHAEEEARRLGSGLVGTEHLLLGLLGDGGNRAARLLLAAGATLDGCRSKVTELAGPPGAKPKSGQLDLTDRARRTLERADRLSLRLRTDHVEPEHILVPLLDVEGRAGQVLRGVGVDVSLLRDAAANDTTAAPTPVAPAPETGTASPRCGGCGSDLSGGLAHRPVTSRGSGRGSIEVVVVHCPGCGTTVGVVPGPSA
- a CDS encoding NAD(P)-binding domain-containing protein; this encodes MTDRTELLVVGAGPYGVAVAAHAMARGIGTRVLGRAMGFWTDNMPAGMFLRSGPDWHLDASGIHTFEAFLEDRDIAPAEIDPVPISVFLDYAGWFQAHKRVSADDRMVERLEEAGGSFVAHLSDGGAIAADRVVAAPGNRFFRHVPEWAAALPPEVVAHTCDVVDFDDVSGGRVLIVGGRQNAYEWAALFGDHGAERIDIVHRHDVPDFDRVSWKFVDRYVERTIRTPGWWRSLDQARRDEIAHEFWRVGRLTLEWWLTPRISDARFHRWAGASVVDAVAEPRPTVTLSNGRRLEVDRIVLATGYRADISRVPYLEALAPRLATSSGFPSLDHTFQSSVAGLYLPGFVATQDFGPFFGFTKGCPAAATLVVEDLLAGG